The following proteins are co-located in the Ensifer sp. WSM1721 genome:
- a CDS encoding phosphoenolpyruvate hydrolase family protein has product MPVIPRKTILEKFHGMIAAGKPIIGGGAGTGISAKAEEAGGIDLIIIYNSGRYRMAGRGSAAGLLAYGNANEIVKEMALEVLPVVKATPVLAGVNGTDPFVFMPQFLAELKTMGFSGVQNFPTIGLFDGRIRQSFEETGMGYGLEVEMIAEAHRLDLLTTPYVFNEEEAIAMAKAGADIVVAHMGVTTGGAIGATSAMSLDDCVSEIDAIAAAARSVRKDVIVLCHGGPISMPEDARYILDRCPSCNGFYGASSMERLPAEVAIRKQTEDFKALAIGTVV; this is encoded by the coding sequence ATGCCAGTAATCCCCCGCAAGACCATTCTTGAGAAGTTCCACGGCATGATCGCCGCCGGCAAGCCGATCATCGGCGGCGGGGCCGGCACGGGGATTTCGGCCAAGGCCGAGGAGGCGGGCGGCATCGACCTCATCATCATCTATAATTCCGGCCGTTACCGGATGGCGGGCCGCGGCTCGGCGGCCGGTCTGCTCGCCTATGGAAACGCCAATGAGATCGTGAAGGAAATGGCACTGGAGGTGCTGCCGGTCGTGAAGGCGACACCGGTACTCGCCGGCGTCAACGGCACCGACCCGTTCGTTTTCATGCCGCAGTTTCTCGCGGAATTGAAGACTATGGGCTTTTCCGGTGTACAGAATTTCCCGACCATTGGCCTCTTCGACGGACGGATCCGGCAGAGCTTCGAGGAGACCGGCATGGGCTACGGTCTCGAGGTGGAGATGATCGCCGAAGCCCACCGGCTCGACCTGCTGACGACGCCCTATGTCTTCAACGAGGAAGAAGCGATTGCGATGGCCAAGGCCGGTGCAGACATCGTCGTCGCTCATATGGGCGTTACCACAGGCGGCGCGATCGGCGCCACTTCCGCGATGTCGCTCGACGACTGCGTGAGCGAAATCGACGCGATAGCGGCGGCCGCACGCTCGGTACGGAAGGACGTCATCGTGCTTTGCCACGGTGGACCGATCTCGATGCCGGAGGATGCACGCTACATCCTGGATCGTTGTCCAAGCTGCAATGGCTTTTATGGCGCAAGTTCCATGGAGCGCCTGCCGGCCGAGGTGGCGATCCGCAAGCAGACGGAAGACTTCAAGGCGCTTGCCATCGGTACGGTGGTCTGA
- a CDS encoding cupin domain-containing protein, translated as MAKDKYFLYPKDVASFGFDWGRLALTVAPEVNGAERFSGGVVDLPSGEGHARHNHPGAEEIIFVISGEGEQMVEDENGNPVTQKVGPGCTVYVPESRFHSTKNTGSGPMQLFVVYSPAGPEGALRDLPDFRLLPPGA; from the coding sequence ATGGCGAAGGACAAATATTTTCTCTACCCGAAGGATGTCGCGAGCTTCGGCTTCGACTGGGGCCGCCTCGCACTGACGGTCGCGCCGGAGGTGAACGGGGCCGAGCGCTTCTCGGGTGGTGTGGTGGACTTGCCGAGCGGCGAGGGGCATGCGCGTCACAATCATCCCGGCGCTGAGGAGATCATCTTCGTCATCTCGGGCGAGGGCGAACAAATGGTGGAGGACGAGAACGGCAATCCGGTGACGCAGAAGGTTGGGCCCGGTTGCACGGTCTATGTACCGGAAAGCCGGTTCCACTCGACGAAGAACACGGGATCCGGCCCGATGCAGCTCTTCGTCGTCTATTCGCCAGCCGGCCCCGAGGGTGCGCTTCGGGATCTGCCAGATTTCCGACTGTTGCCGCCTGGCGCCTGA
- a CDS encoding Xaa-Pro peptidase family protein, whose product MNISASDTRAAEPPFDAAKLDRLMEEAGIDVLLATSKHNTQYLLGGYKFIFFAAMDAIGHSRYLPIVVYEKGSPDHSAYVGNRMEGGEHQNNPFWTPAVHTATWGTLDAAALAVEHLKKIGKAGARIGIEPPFLPSDARDLLTSRLEGSRFVDATHALERLRAIKTPQELEKLKLASELITDAMLATVAAAREGSTKAEIIERLRREETNRGLHFEYCLLTLGASHNRAASPQAWAKGEVLSIDSGGNYQGYIGDLCRMGVLGEPDAELEDLLAEVDSIQQAAFARIRAGATGSEMIAAAEGVLKSSPSAAFTDFFCHGMGLISHEAPFLMTNHPVAYEGVDADRPLEAGMVVSVETTMLHPKRGFIKLEDTLAVTKDGYEMFGNRGRGWNRGAL is encoded by the coding sequence GTGAACATCAGCGCAAGCGACACGCGGGCGGCGGAGCCGCCCTTCGATGCGGCGAAGCTCGACAGACTAATGGAGGAGGCGGGTATCGACGTGCTGCTCGCCACCTCCAAGCACAACACGCAGTACCTACTGGGTGGCTACAAGTTCATCTTCTTCGCCGCAATGGATGCGATAGGCCACAGCCGTTATCTGCCGATCGTCGTTTATGAGAAGGGCTCACCCGATCACTCAGCCTATGTTGGCAACCGCATGGAAGGGGGAGAACACCAGAACAACCCGTTCTGGACACCCGCCGTTCATACGGCGACCTGGGGTACGCTCGACGCGGCAGCGCTTGCCGTCGAGCACCTGAAGAAGATCGGTAAGGCCGGTGCTCGCATCGGCATCGAGCCGCCCTTCCTGCCCTCCGATGCGCGGGACCTGCTTACTTCTCGTCTTGAGGGTTCGCGTTTTGTGGACGCGACGCACGCGCTCGAGCGACTGCGCGCTATCAAGACGCCGCAGGAGCTGGAAAAACTCAAGCTTGCCTCCGAACTGATCACCGATGCCATGCTCGCCACCGTCGCGGCGGCACGGGAGGGATCCACGAAGGCGGAGATCATCGAACGCCTGAGGCGGGAGGAGACCAATCGCGGCCTGCATTTCGAGTATTGCCTGCTGACCCTCGGCGCCAGTCACAACCGTGCGGCCTCGCCGCAGGCGTGGGCGAAGGGCGAGGTACTTTCGATCGATTCCGGCGGCAACTATCAGGGCTATATCGGTGACCTTTGCCGCATGGGCGTGCTTGGCGAGCCCGATGCAGAGCTCGAGGATCTGTTAGCTGAAGTCGATTCGATCCAGCAGGCGGCCTTCGCCAGGATCAGGGCCGGGGCTACAGGCAGTGAGATGATTGCTGCGGCGGAGGGTGTTCTGAAAAGCTCGCCTTCGGCCGCCTTTACCGACTTCTTCTGCCACGGCATGGGTCTCATCAGCCACGAAGCACCGTTCCTGATGACCAACCACCCGGTCGCCTATGAAGGCGTCGACGCGGATCGACCTCTGGAGGCAGGCATGGTCGTTTCCGTCGAGACGACGATGCTTCACCCGAAGCGCGGTTTCATCAAGCTCGAGGACACGCTCGCCGTCACGAAGGACGGATACGAGATGTTCGGCAACAGAGGGCGCGGCTGGAACCGCGGGGCGCTATAG
- a CDS encoding DJ-1/PfpI family protein, with translation MPGKRILMLTGDFTEEYEIFVFQQAMEAVGHTVHVVCPDKKAGDILRTSLHDFEGDQTYTEKLGHNVVINKTFAEAEAQLDEYHAVYCAGGRGPEYIRTDKRVQAIVRHFHEKQKPIFTICHGVQILIAVDGVVRGKKVGALGACEPEVTLAGGTYIDLSPTEAYVDGTMVSAKGWTALAAFMRECLKVLGTEIYHSK, from the coding sequence ATGCCAGGCAAGCGGATTCTCATGCTTACCGGTGATTTCACCGAAGAATACGAAATCTTCGTCTTCCAGCAGGCCATGGAGGCCGTCGGTCATACGGTCCACGTCGTCTGCCCGGACAAGAAAGCCGGCGACATCCTGCGGACGTCCCTGCACGACTTCGAAGGCGATCAGACCTACACCGAGAAACTCGGCCATAATGTCGTCATCAACAAGACGTTCGCGGAAGCAGAGGCTCAACTCGACGAGTATCACGCCGTCTACTGTGCCGGCGGCCGCGGACCGGAATACATCCGCACCGACAAGCGCGTGCAGGCCATCGTGCGGCATTTCCACGAAAAGCAGAAGCCGATCTTCACGATCTGCCACGGCGTACAAATCCTGATCGCCGTCGACGGTGTCGTGCGCGGCAAGAAGGTCGGCGCTCTCGGCGCCTGCGAGCCGGAAGTCACGCTGGCCGGCGGTACCTATATCGACCTCTCCCCCACCGAGGCCTATGTCGACGGCACGATGGTATCGGCAAAGGGCTGGACGGCCCTTGCCGCCTTCATGCGGGAGTGCCTTAAGGTTCTCGGCACCGAGATCTACCACAGTAAGTAG
- a CDS encoding GntR family transcriptional regulator: MTSTKLAAATVGSTQIQRANSLVEDVYEAIFNRLMSLKIPPGARITVDNLVKEFNVSHTPIREALGRLEGEGLVVKQHLVGYRAAAQITRQRFDELYQLRLLLEPDGAAKAATAMDDEKLAILQEAAGVMAKRDGQDERVHYATFARQDAIFHDRIMEFAGNELIREILSFQHAHFHIFRLMFHWRVTEEALDEHQALLDAFAAGDAIAAARAMQLHIEHSRDRLLPAFE, encoded by the coding sequence ATGACTTCGACCAAGCTCGCCGCAGCAACGGTGGGCAGTACCCAAATCCAGCGCGCCAACAGCCTTGTGGAGGATGTCTACGAGGCAATCTTCAACCGGTTGATGTCGCTCAAGATCCCGCCGGGTGCGCGCATTACGGTCGACAACCTCGTGAAGGAATTCAACGTTTCCCACACGCCAATCCGGGAGGCCCTCGGTCGGTTGGAAGGCGAGGGCCTGGTGGTAAAGCAGCATCTTGTCGGCTATCGCGCGGCGGCACAAATAACGCGCCAGCGGTTTGACGAGCTTTATCAGCTCCGCCTCCTGCTCGAGCCTGATGGCGCGGCAAAGGCGGCCACCGCCATGGACGACGAAAAGCTCGCGATCTTGCAGGAGGCCGCAGGCGTCATGGCGAAGCGTGATGGCCAGGACGAACGCGTGCACTATGCCACCTTTGCCCGTCAGGATGCGATTTTCCACGACCGCATCATGGAATTCGCCGGCAACGAACTCATTCGGGAAATACTGAGTTTCCAGCACGCACACTTCCACATCTTCCGCCTCATGTTTCACTGGCGCGTCACCGAGGAGGCGCTGGACGAACACCAGGCCCTGCTCGACGCATTCGCCGCCGGCGACGCGATCGCTGCTGCAAGGGCGATGCAACTGCACATCGAGCATTCGCGCGACCGGCTTCTGCCGGCCTTCGAATGA
- a CDS encoding LysR family transcriptional regulator, whose translation MQERSVTGAAAHLGRTQSAVSHSLAKLRGARTRLIATRFSLCLSSRFSGSRIFL comes from the coding sequence ATGCAGGAACGAAGTGTCACGGGCGCCGCCGCCCATTTGGGGCGGACCCAGTCTGCCGTCAGTCACTCTCTCGCCAAGCTGCGCGGCGCACGAACACGTTTAATCGCGACGCGCTTTAGCCTTTGTCTGTCAAGCCGTTTCAGCGGCAGCAGAATATTTCTGTGA
- a CDS encoding bile acid:sodium symporter family protein has translation MRRFLPDTFTTLLVCSVVLASLLPASGSFADYFSVATSLAIALLFFLHGARMSTDVVLAGVLHWRLQLVILLTTFAVFPLLGMALGLVPDSILPQPLYLGILFLCVLPSTVQSSIAFTSMAGGNVPAAICSASASNLLGMFLTPLLVGLLFSVGGHGGFSWDVMEKILLQLLAPFVVGQILQPWIGNWVRSKKKILTPVDRGSILMVVYLAFSKAVVEGLWQTFSLRDIAVVVGVDILLLGLVLTFTMRGSRLMGFNRPDQITITFCGSKKSLASGVPMAGVIFAGQSIGAIVLPLMLFHQIQLMVCAVISQKYSAAAETA, from the coding sequence ATGCGCCGGTTTTTGCCCGACACTTTCACGACCCTGCTCGTCTGTAGCGTCGTCCTTGCCTCGCTGCTTCCGGCAAGCGGCAGTTTTGCGGATTATTTCAGCGTTGCCACAAGTCTCGCCATTGCGCTTCTCTTCTTTCTGCATGGCGCGCGGATGTCCACCGATGTTGTCCTTGCCGGCGTCCTGCATTGGCGCCTGCAGCTCGTCATTCTGCTCACGACATTCGCTGTTTTCCCACTGCTCGGCATGGCATTGGGCCTCGTTCCGGATTCGATCCTGCCACAGCCGCTTTACCTCGGTATTCTCTTCCTGTGCGTCCTGCCGTCCACCGTGCAGTCATCCATCGCTTTTACGTCAATGGCCGGCGGGAATGTTCCGGCTGCGATCTGCTCGGCTTCCGCCTCCAATCTACTCGGCATGTTCCTGACGCCTCTTCTCGTCGGCTTGCTCTTTTCGGTCGGCGGCCATGGCGGGTTCTCCTGGGATGTCATGGAGAAGATCCTGCTGCAGTTGCTCGCGCCATTTGTCGTCGGGCAGATCCTACAGCCGTGGATCGGAAACTGGGTACGCTCGAAGAAGAAGATTCTCACTCCTGTCGACAGAGGTTCCATCCTGATGGTCGTCTACCTCGCCTTCAGCAAGGCAGTCGTCGAGGGATTGTGGCAAACCTTCTCTCTGAGAGACATCGCCGTCGTTGTCGGGGTTGACATCCTACTGCTCGGCCTTGTGCTGACCTTCACCATGCGCGGCAGCCGCCTCATGGGCTTCAACAGGCCAGACCAGATCACCATCACCTTTTGTGGATCGAAGAAGAGCCTTGCCAGTGGCGTACCGATGGCAGGCGTCATCTTCGCTGGGCAGTCGATCGGAGCGATCGTTCTGCCGTTGATGCTTTTCCACCAGATCCAGTTGATGGTGTGCGCAGTCATCTCACAGAAATATTCTGCTGCCGCTGAAACGGCTTGA
- a CDS encoding NAD-dependent succinate-semialdehyde dehydrogenase, producing MSDYPQTQLYIGGTWRDGAKERISIVNPASDEIIGTVANAGRDDLDEALVTAATGFAAWSQVCAFERAKLLHKAARLLRERVEKIATIMTLEQGKPIAESTAETLGAADMIDWFAEEARRAYGRVVPSRFVNVRQLVVKEPVGPVAAFSPWNFPLNQAVRKVAAGLAAGCSVILKGPEETPASCAELVRAFADADLPAGALNLVFGIPADISNHLIPHPMIRKVSFTGSTAVGKQLAALAGAHMKRVTMELGGHAPAIVFDDADVALAVRILAGAKFRNAGQVCVAPTRFLIQERIYARFLDCFVKAAEAVKVGNGLDSGTTMGPLANGRRLEAMESLVADAVSWGGKIATGGERIGNRGNFYKPTVLTDVPLSARILNEEPFGPIAVVSPFSTYEAAITEANRLPYGLAAYAYTTSGKTSAALSRDIQSGMISINHHGLALPELPFGGIKDSGYGSEGGTEAMDNFFNIKLVTEAI from the coding sequence TTCAATCGTCAATCCAGCCTCCGATGAGATCATTGGAACCGTGGCAAATGCCGGGCGGGATGATCTTGACGAAGCGCTTGTAACAGCCGCAACCGGGTTCGCGGCATGGTCTCAGGTCTGCGCGTTCGAACGCGCTAAGCTGTTGCACAAGGCTGCCCGTTTACTGCGGGAACGGGTTGAGAAGATCGCGACGATCATGACTCTCGAACAGGGAAAGCCGATCGCGGAGTCCACGGCGGAGACTCTTGGGGCGGCCGACATGATCGACTGGTTCGCCGAGGAGGCGCGGCGGGCATACGGTCGCGTTGTCCCTTCCCGTTTCGTCAACGTTCGGCAGCTCGTCGTCAAGGAGCCCGTCGGTCCGGTCGCCGCCTTCAGCCCCTGGAACTTTCCATTGAACCAGGCCGTGCGCAAAGTAGCGGCCGGTCTTGCGGCCGGTTGTTCCGTCATTCTGAAGGGACCGGAGGAGACCCCGGCGAGTTGTGCCGAACTTGTTCGCGCATTCGCGGATGCGGATTTGCCGGCCGGCGCGCTCAATCTGGTATTCGGCATCCCCGCCGACATCTCCAACCACCTCATTCCCCATCCCATGATCCGCAAGGTCTCCTTCACGGGCTCGACGGCCGTCGGCAAACAGCTTGCGGCTCTCGCCGGTGCTCATATGAAGCGGGTGACGATGGAACTTGGCGGTCACGCGCCGGCGATCGTGTTCGACGATGCCGACGTCGCTCTCGCAGTCCGCATCCTGGCCGGAGCCAAATTCCGCAATGCGGGCCAAGTCTGCGTTGCCCCAACCCGCTTCCTTATACAGGAGAGGATCTACGCGAGGTTTCTCGACTGCTTCGTCAAGGCTGCCGAGGCCGTCAAGGTGGGCAATGGACTGGATTCGGGCACTACCATGGGCCCGCTTGCGAACGGCAGACGGCTCGAAGCTATGGAATCGTTGGTGGCTGATGCCGTCTCGTGGGGCGGAAAGATTGCGACCGGCGGCGAGCGCATCGGCAACCGCGGAAATTTCTACAAACCCACCGTTCTCACAGATGTGCCGCTGAGCGCCCGGATATTGAACGAGGAGCCCTTCGGCCCCATCGCTGTGGTGAGCCCTTTTTCGACCTATGAAGCCGCCATTACGGAAGCGAACCGCCTCCCCTATGGCTTGGCAGCGTATGCTTATACGACATCCGGGAAAACGAGTGCCGCACTGAGCCGCGATATACAAAGCGGAATGATATCAATCAATCACCATGGGCTGGCGCTGCCGGAGCTTCCCTTTGGCGGCATAAAGGACTCGGGCTACGGGTCCGAAGGCGGAACCGAGGCGATGGACAACTTCTTCAACATCAAGCTGGTCACAGAGGCGATCTGA